TAATCTTGAGGCATAGCGCTTTGGAGCATTTGATTGGCAAACTCTGCGAATTTATCGCCATTCGCTTTTAATTTTAAAATATAATTAGTTTCATCTTTTTGGAATTCAAATTCATCGATAAATTGCTTCAGATTTTCTAATTCAGCCCCAGGGTTATTTTGCTGCCCGGCTGCTTCTCCCAATATTTGTCCAGACATTTCACTTGGCATTTTTAACCAGGTCTGATTGGATGGTTCTAAAAAGAAGAAACCATCTTCCGTCACATACATTTCTGTATCAAATGACTCCTCAGTTCCTTCAACAGATGTAGTTAATTGTTGATACATAGCAAGCGGTTCAGCAACGATTTGGCCATTCATACTTGTTGACATATTCATGGCCTCTTCTTGTAGATTTGAGGTCATGGACATATCCATATCGGTCGTCATTGAAAAACTCTTCAGCGAATTGGAAGCTTCCATTGTTTTGTTATAGACTTCTTCAAGAGTCAGTTCTTTCTCTTCTTCCACTTGTTCTTCCTGAGCTTCTTGTTCTGCAGGTTCTGTCTCATTGGTTTCTGGTTCTGATCCGCTGACATCTTCTGCAGTCTGATTACATCCAGCTAATACTAAAAGGAAAGCAGCAGTCAGCAGGATCATCCATAGCTTTTTCATTAATTGTCCTCTCCTTTTCCTTCGGCTCTTGACTTGAGCGTACGGTTTCATTTTACGGTAAAATAAGCATGTAAGATTCATTTTTTTGTAAAATCCGACTAAGGAACTATACCCATGAATCAGGAGCGACTCTCATGATTGTATTATCAGATTTGGCAGGAAACAAAGTAGAATTATCCTTTGGCAGGCAAGCAGAGACTAATCAAATCAGGCATGTTTTATGTATCACCGAATATAGCGGTTACTGGTTATGTACAAACCATAAGACGCGAGGGATTGA
This genomic window from Bacillus oleivorans contains:
- a CDS encoding DUF6612 family protein, which gives rise to MKKLWMILLTAAFLLVLAGCNQTAEDVSGSEPETNETEPAEQEAQEEQVEEEKELTLEEVYNKTMEASNSLKSFSMTTDMDMSMTSNLQEEAMNMSTSMNGQIVAEPLAMYQQLTTSVEGTEESFDTEMYVTEDGFFFLEPSNQTWLKMPSEMSGQILGEAAGQQNNPGAELENLKQFIDEFEFQKDETNYILKLKANGDKFAEFANQMLQSAMPQDYEAMGNVFENMAIENLEYEMFIDQESFYPTKLNMILSLTITEGEETLIMDMKMNGSYADFNNATVEVPQQVIDTAQDITAETGL